In Deferribacter desulfuricans SSM1, the following are encoded in one genomic region:
- a CDS encoding flagellar hook assembly protein FlgD, whose translation MIQQSSNINTVTSISNINNREPKKELDKDDFLNLLVTQLKNQDPLNPLDNSEFIAQTTQFSSLEQLINISEKFDKLIDNEESSNLNLFSAVSFIDKTINFYGNDFSADENGALLRFDISGTPATTNIEIYNDKGAKVKTVSVKGVDGSNTFSWDLTDDNGIKLNPGNYSYKVVAKDKDGNELPVRLSSSGRVIGVLKEGNSTVFDLGFTKVKPDEIISVYN comes from the coding sequence ATGATACAGCAAAGTAGTAATATAAATACAGTTACTTCTATAAGTAATATAAATAATAGAGAGCCGAAAAAAGAGCTGGATAAAGACGATTTTTTAAATCTGTTAGTTACTCAACTAAAAAATCAAGACCCTTTAAATCCTCTTGATAATAGTGAATTTATTGCTCAAACCACTCAATTTTCTTCTTTAGAACAGTTAATAAATATATCTGAAAAGTTTGATAAATTGATTGATAATGAAGAAAGTAGCAATTTAAATCTATTTTCAGCAGTAAGTTTCATAGATAAAACAATAAATTTCTATGGTAACGATTTTAGTGCAGATGAAAACGGTGCTTTATTAAGATTTGATATTTCTGGCACTCCAGCAACTACAAATATAGAAATTTATAATGATAAAGGTGCAAAAGTTAAAACTGTCAGCGTTAAAGGGGTAGATGGTTCAAATACTTTTAGCTGGGATTTGACAGATGATAATGGTATAAAATTAAATCCGGGAAATTATTCTTACAAAGTTGTTGCAAAAGATAAAGATGGTAATGAGCTGCCGGTTAGATTATCTTCTTCAGGTAGAGTGATAGGTGTATTGAAAGAGGGTAATTCTACGGTTTTTGATTTGGGTTTTACCAAAGTAAAACCTGATGAAATAATTTCTGTATATAATTAA
- a CDS encoding flagellar hook-length control protein FliK, whose amino-acid sequence MEQMALKMKQILPIDKNVKQLAKKEARHDKGEFKKVLTSKINENSNKSKIVNKNEARLNNKKTNINEDMNNSTVDIELLKSILNALNISVDENFFEELKTIKNYEEALQKINELLSLKGFSENDIKKLFTMIEEIKKEQFSDLKNRNLENIDKSLRDLENIQKINDKKEVLTKFQGFEKLLEENHGKEGNKVVEIEKFFHDILKSKEENKPVIRNIKIDMVQSTNFSNDKHNVVNTDLHTVKVEKPSDVLKFVDYIKIANIKDGQKLVVKLHPAHLGNLKIELSEIAGKMTAKLLVDSHESKHLLMTNIDAIKQQLETKGIILADVELGYLHDDNNQGRFERENNGSSGKPHGRESFKIEEVENTKENDSAIYA is encoded by the coding sequence ATGGAACAGATGGCCTTAAAAATGAAGCAAATTTTACCTATTGATAAAAATGTAAAACAATTGGCTAAGAAAGAAGCTAGGCATGATAAGGGTGAGTTCAAAAAGGTGTTAACTTCTAAAATTAATGAAAATAGCAATAAGAGTAAAATAGTCAACAAAAATGAAGCAAGGTTAAATAATAAGAAAACAAATATTAATGAAGATATGAATAATTCAACAGTAGATATCGAACTTCTGAAATCAATTTTAAATGCACTAAATATTAGCGTAGACGAAAACTTTTTTGAAGAGCTAAAAACTATTAAAAATTATGAAGAAGCACTTCAAAAAATTAACGAATTACTTTCTTTAAAAGGATTCTCTGAAAACGATATTAAGAAATTATTTACAATGATAGAAGAGATAAAAAAGGAGCAATTTAGTGATTTAAAAAATAGAAATTTAGAAAATATTGATAAATCATTAAGGGATTTGGAAAATATACAGAAAATAAATGATAAGAAAGAAGTGTTAACAAAATTTCAAGGCTTTGAAAAATTGTTAGAAGAGAATCATGGCAAAGAAGGGAATAAAGTAGTAGAAATAGAAAAATTTTTTCATGACATATTAAAATCTAAAGAAGAAAACAAGCCAGTAATCAGGAATATTAAAATTGATATGGTACAATCAACAAATTTCAGTAACGATAAACACAACGTTGTTAATACAGATTTACACACTGTTAAAGTAGAAAAACCATCCGATGTATTAAAATTTGTAGATTATATAAAAATTGCAAATATAAAAGATGGTCAAAAATTAGTAGTCAAATTGCATCCAGCACATCTAGGGAATCTAAAAATAGAATTAAGTGAAATAGCAGGAAAAATGACTGCAAAACTACTGGTTGATTCACATGAATCTAAACATCTTTTAATGACAAATATTGATGCAATTAAACAACAATTGGAAACTAAAGGGATAATTTTAGCAGATGTGGAGCTGGGTTATTTACATGATGATAATAATCAGGGGAGATTTGAGAGGGAAAACAATGGCAGTTCTGGTAAACCACATGGAAGAGAATCTTTTAAAATAGAAGAGGTAGAAAATACTAAAGAAAATGATAGTGCAATTTATGCATAA
- the lpxB gene encoding lipid-A-disaccharide synthase, translating into MKLFLIAGEESGDIHASNMIRHLKKMADFSFYGTGGNRLKDLGQVQFFHINDMSIIGLDGIIKKAPFIFKMFKTLKRKLLEVNPDAVILVDYPGFNLRFAKFAKENGYKVIYYIVPQIWAWHFSRIKKIQKYVDLALCILPFEEELYKSNGVNAKFVGNPIVNNIEFNFKNKNEFQKKFGLKSDKKVIGIFPGSRKKEIEALISPINDAVEMLGDNYQYLLAKAKNLDIDVFKNYNLSDKIKIIDGYNYDVMKYSDLLWVCSGTATLESALIGTPLILMYKVSKLTEIIGRLVIRTKFIGLPNIIAGEEVVPELIQDELTPENLSKYTSIIFSGYEKYKGYLFQIGKMFNVENPSYQAAKEIYSYLKKYNHK; encoded by the coding sequence ATGAAGCTTTTTTTGATAGCTGGTGAAGAGTCAGGCGATATACACGCAAGCAATATGATCCGCCATCTTAAAAAGATGGCGGATTTTTCTTTTTATGGCACAGGTGGGAACCGTTTAAAAGATTTGGGTCAGGTTCAGTTTTTTCATATCAATGATATGTCTATAATTGGTTTAGATGGTATTATTAAAAAAGCTCCTTTTATTTTTAAAATGTTTAAGACATTAAAACGTAAGTTGCTTGAAGTAAATCCTGATGCAGTAATATTGGTTGATTATCCAGGCTTTAATTTAAGATTTGCCAAATTTGCAAAAGAGAATGGATACAAAGTTATCTATTATATTGTCCCTCAAATATGGGCATGGCATTTTAGCCGGATAAAAAAGATACAAAAATATGTTGATTTAGCTTTATGCATTTTACCTTTTGAAGAAGAATTATATAAATCAAACGGTGTAAACGCCAAATTTGTCGGAAATCCAATTGTTAATAATATTGAATTTAATTTTAAAAACAAAAATGAATTTCAGAAAAAATTTGGACTAAAAAGTGATAAAAAGGTTATTGGTATTTTCCCTGGAAGTAGAAAAAAAGAGATAGAAGCTTTGATATCTCCCATTAATGACGCAGTTGAAATGTTAGGAGATAATTACCAGTATCTATTGGCTAAAGCAAAGAATTTGGATATAGATGTTTTTAAAAATTATAATTTAAGTGATAAGATTAAAATAATTGATGGTTATAATTATGATGTAATGAAATATTCCGATTTGTTATGGGTGTGCTCTGGTACTGCAACATTAGAAAGCGCACTAATTGGAACACCTTTAATTTTGATGTACAAAGTTAGTAAATTAACAGAAATTATTGGAAGATTAGTAATTAGAACTAAATTTATAGGTTTGCCAAATATTATTGCAGGTGAGGAAGTTGTCCCTGAATTGATTCAAGATGAATTAACACCTGAAAACTTAAGCAAATATACATCAATCATTTTTTCAGGATATGAAAAATATAAGGGATATTTATTTCAAATAGGAAAAATGTTTAATGTGGAAAACCCTTCTTATCAAGCAGCTAAGGAAATATATTCCTACCTTAAAAAATATAATCACAAATAA
- the pilQ gene encoding type IV pilus secretin PilQ — MKLYLRKIFVLFFIIILASCATKKIEVKNTKELSDLKIEKSQSKYSINLQYNYSAKPKVFYSKNPYKLIIITPSTNVASKLIKFKYNDDIIKNVLVYHDSIGANVEFILTQDVHYQYDIRNNNLKLTFEPISVEEKELGESIKYETPKVEDIVIGNKLLDIENESNSGNLYISLKLNGVVRYDYGYLDNGYLYVDLFDVKSGLSKKLYRFRTGLVKYLKVGEYYPPQKVRVLFKLLSPTTVFAAQDGTQLIISNQFDKLPQEKKYLLSIDTISVKTFQSIILKTTGRVSFTKKIVNGNLLVVFNDDVTVLKKVKNIINFPESSPFKYLKVIKYEGKTAIMVVPNGFEIYANVEMAPEGVLISGSFEKFSKATVKFSKGLELLESKKEDKKAKKEDLITLNIKDMDVREAIKLIYFGRNKNLVFSNDVKGKATLFVRNIPYSKALDVILKENGLVKIEDDDLVWIITKNRYSQMKQEELNKLKEKEAVKKVEPLVTETLFVKYADASEFSSVIKSVLSPRGKMEINAKSNSFVITDIKSAIEQAKDLLEELDKRTPQVTIEARIVEVFDTNNVNLGIQWGGNYNVNSTSVNFPNTITVNGNTGSTGIGGAGYVVNLPVGAPAGALALSLGNLSRTFNLDIALSALESQNKVRTISSPRITTLDNQEAEIKSGGTAIIVPTGDNTETEEVDVGIKLKIKPHITSNNMIYLDIEVEKSSLGAVTANTATTEEKKAKTQVLLANGETTVIGGIYEDEKSEVNQGVPFLSKIPILGALFRAKNNTVTKRELLVFITPKIVE, encoded by the coding sequence ATGAAGTTATATTTAAGAAAAATATTTGTACTCTTTTTTATAATAATTTTAGCTTCATGTGCTACAAAAAAAATTGAAGTTAAAAATACAAAAGAATTGAGTGATTTAAAAATAGAAAAGAGCCAGAGTAAATACAGTATAAATTTACAATATAACTATTCAGCAAAGCCAAAAGTATTTTATTCTAAAAATCCTTATAAATTAATTATTATTACTCCAAGTACTAATGTTGCTTCAAAATTGATTAAGTTTAAATATAACGATGACATTATTAAAAATGTTTTAGTTTATCATGATTCTATTGGTGCAAATGTGGAATTTATTTTAACACAAGATGTTCACTATCAATATGATATAAGGAACAATAATCTAAAATTAACTTTTGAACCTATCTCGGTAGAAGAAAAAGAATTGGGTGAATCTATCAAGTATGAGACTCCAAAAGTCGAAGATATTGTTATTGGCAATAAATTGTTAGATATTGAGAATGAATCTAATAGTGGGAATCTTTATATAAGTTTGAAATTAAATGGTGTTGTGAGATATGATTATGGATATTTAGATAATGGTTATTTGTATGTAGATCTCTTTGATGTTAAAAGTGGTTTATCTAAAAAACTTTATAGATTTAGGACTGGTTTAGTTAAGTATTTAAAAGTTGGAGAGTATTATCCTCCACAAAAAGTTAGAGTACTTTTCAAGTTATTATCACCTACAACAGTCTTTGCCGCACAAGATGGAACGCAGTTAATTATTTCAAATCAGTTTGATAAGTTACCTCAAGAGAAAAAATATTTGTTATCGATAGATACTATATCAGTAAAAACTTTTCAAAGTATTATTTTGAAAACAACTGGTAGAGTAAGTTTTACAAAAAAAATTGTGAATGGCAATTTATTAGTTGTTTTTAACGATGATGTAACTGTTCTTAAAAAAGTGAAAAATATCATTAACTTTCCTGAAAGTTCACCTTTTAAGTATTTGAAAGTGATAAAGTATGAAGGTAAAACCGCAATTATGGTTGTTCCAAATGGTTTTGAGATATATGCAAACGTTGAAATGGCACCTGAGGGAGTTTTAATCAGTGGTAGTTTTGAAAAGTTTAGTAAGGCTACTGTTAAATTTTCGAAAGGTTTAGAGCTTTTAGAGTCAAAAAAAGAGGATAAAAAGGCAAAAAAAGAGGATTTGATTACTTTAAATATCAAAGATATGGATGTTAGAGAAGCAATAAAACTCATTTATTTTGGACGAAATAAAAATCTGGTATTTAGTAATGATGTTAAAGGTAAAGCGACATTGTTTGTGAGAAATATCCCATATTCAAAGGCGTTAGACGTGATTTTAAAAGAGAATGGTCTTGTAAAAATTGAAGATGATGATCTTGTTTGGATTATTACAAAAAATAGATATTCCCAGATGAAGCAGGAAGAACTCAACAAATTAAAAGAAAAAGAAGCTGTAAAAAAAGTTGAGCCGTTGGTAACGGAAACACTTTTTGTAAAATATGCTGATGCAAGTGAATTCTCTTCTGTTATTAAGTCAGTATTGAGCCCAAGAGGGAAGATGGAAATTAATGCTAAATCAAATAGTTTTGTGATTACAGATATAAAATCTGCTATAGAGCAGGCTAAGGATTTATTAGAAGAGCTTGATAAGAGGACACCTCAGGTCACTATAGAGGCAAGGATAGTTGAAGTATTTGACACAAATAATGTAAACTTAGGTATTCAGTGGGGTGGTAATTATAATGTTAATTCAACTTCAGTGAATTTTCCTAATACAATTACAGTTAATGGGAATACTGGAAGTACTGGTATTGGTGGAGCCGGTTATGTAGTGAATTTGCCTGTTGGTGCTCCAGCTGGAGCTTTAGCTTTGTCACTTGGTAATTTATCAAGAACTTTTAATCTCGATATAGCTTTGTCTGCTCTTGAAAGTCAAAACAAAGTAAGAACAATTTCTAGTCCAAGAATAACAACGCTTGATAACCAAGAAGCTGAAATAAAAAGTGGTGGTACAGCTATAATTGTACCTACAGGTGATAATACAGAAACAGAAGAAGTAGATGTCGGTATAAAGTTAAAAATTAAACCTCATATAACAAGCAATAATATGATATATTTAGATATAGAAGTTGAAAAAAGTTCACTTGGTGCTGTAACTGCTAATACAGCTACAACTGAGGAGAAAAAAGCTAAGACTCAAGTATTATTGGCAAATGGTGAAACGACAGTTATTGGCGGTATTTATGAAGATGAAAAGTCAGAAGTTAATCAAGGAGTTCCTTTTTTGAGTAAAATACCTATATTAGGCGCACTATTTAGAGCAAAAAATAATACTGTTACAAAAAGAGAACTTTTAGTATTTATAACTCCTAAGATTGTGGAGTAA
- a CDS encoding pilus assembly protein PilP: protein MRILLNVFILVLFVVAIGCDSSIPEFKPKTIKRNVKKVSFQIDNKTLTKQEEKLKSLFVNKYVPLNYEASKNPFESVVDLYKANQESVSEGNPLLSLNLDQLKLVGILKSTFGNIGVIDANGNTFYVKVGDEIGSMRGKIITISEDMMVVRQTEKDIFGNVKTDLKEIYLTQKEGK, encoded by the coding sequence ATGAGAATATTACTAAATGTTTTTATATTAGTTTTATTTGTAGTTGCTATTGGTTGTGACAGTAGTATACCTGAATTTAAGCCTAAAACAATAAAAAGAAATGTCAAAAAAGTCAGTTTCCAAATAGATAATAAAACATTAACAAAACAGGAAGAAAAATTGAAATCTCTGTTTGTAAACAAATATGTTCCTTTGAATTATGAAGCATCAAAAAACCCTTTTGAGTCTGTTGTTGATTTGTATAAAGCTAACCAGGAAAGTGTTTCTGAAGGTAATCCTTTATTGTCATTAAATCTTGATCAGTTAAAACTTGTAGGTATCTTGAAAAGTACTTTTGGAAATATAGGTGTTATTGATGCAAATGGAAACACTTTTTATGTAAAAGTTGGAGATGAAATAGGTTCTATGAGAGGCAAAATAATAACTATCAGTGAGGATATGATGGTAGTTAGACAAACAGAAAAAGATATATTTGGAAATGTAAAAACAGATTTAAAAGAGATATATTTAACCCAGAAGGAGGGTAAATAA
- a CDS encoding type 4a pilus biogenesis protein PilO, producing the protein MNFLNKVPLKIRLLLEILIIVAIVVVYYFFSYKPQVEEINNLKKRYDRLALSVAKLRPVQLSYDKFKKELQIVENQFKMVLKILPNEKSYNVLYDEIVNLAENNGLKVTLFQPTGVKRIDDFHSAVRFKINVEGDYLSLVNFIYRLNYLNKIININDISINPYKDKAGNFVLRSNINMNSYMFNVSGSGAKK; encoded by the coding sequence ATGAATTTTTTAAATAAGGTGCCACTAAAAATTAGATTATTGTTAGAGATTTTAATAATAGTAGCAATTGTAGTTGTTTATTACTTTTTTAGTTATAAGCCGCAAGTTGAAGAAATAAATAACTTAAAGAAAAGGTATGATAGACTTGCACTGTCTGTAGCAAAGTTAAGACCTGTTCAATTGAGTTATGATAAGTTTAAAAAAGAACTTCAGATAGTAGAAAATCAATTTAAGATGGTTTTAAAGATATTGCCAAATGAGAAAAGCTATAATGTTCTGTATGATGAGATAGTAAATTTAGCAGAGAACAATGGACTTAAAGTTACTTTATTTCAACCAACAGGGGTAAAAAGGATTGATGATTTTCATTCTGCTGTAAGATTTAAAATTAATGTAGAAGGCGATTATTTAAGTTTGGTAAATTTTATTTATCGATTAAATTATTTAAATAAAATCATTAATATAAACGACATCTCTATAAATCCATATAAAGATAAAGCAGGAAATTTTGTTTTGCGTTCTAATATTAACATGAATTCTTATATGTTTAATGTTTCAGGATCTGGAGCGAAAAAATGA
- a CDS encoding PilN domain-containing protein, translating to MIRINLIPKKKKFRLQGVYLELIVFLLVIGVIVFGIFNINSKLNEQKGLIKREITKLERELKKLRKIDREVKELKRKKQELQKKIDLVINLKQGQKDYYNILTKLEKSLPQDVWVRKFNYKGGKISLEVSSLRSSSVNEFILNMYKTDFFRDIDLKVVRKNQVEGIDINNFSITAKVNLGG from the coding sequence ATGATTAGGATTAATTTAATTCCCAAAAAGAAAAAGTTTAGGTTGCAAGGTGTTTATTTAGAGTTGATAGTTTTTTTGTTAGTTATAGGTGTTATTGTTTTTGGTATATTTAACATTAATAGTAAACTTAATGAACAAAAAGGGTTGATCAAAAGAGAAATAACAAAATTAGAAAGAGAACTTAAAAAGTTGAGGAAAATTGATAGAGAAGTAAAAGAGCTTAAAAGGAAGAAGCAGGAATTGCAGAAGAAAATTGATTTAGTGATTAACTTAAAACAGGGGCAAAAGGATTATTACAATATTTTGACTAAACTTGAAAAATCATTACCACAAGATGTATGGGTTAGAAAATTTAATTATAAAGGTGGTAAAATAAGTTTGGAGGTATCTTCTTTAAGAAGTAGTTCTGTCAATGAGTTTATTTTGAATATGTATAAAACAGATTTTTTTAGAGATATAGACTTAAAAGTTGTAAGAAAGAATCAGGTAGAAGGTATTGATATTAATAATTTTAGTATTACAGCTAAAGTAAATTTGGGTGGTTAA
- the pilM gene encoding type IV pilus biogenesis protein PilM yields MFKKRNVIGIDIGSNTVKMVELKSKKGGYELVKAVIEELPEDAISEGSIVDYGEVINTVVEAFKRGKFSHKYVGVALKGNDVIAKRLQVNVPDKKNFDETFRWDAEQYIQMNIEDVNLDYEIIEFNDEIGQAEVILAVARKDLISDVSSVIESAKLKLSIIDLEIFTLINCFEMNYGREDGVNLIVNVGHATTLLVYIKNGLYEFSRTIDFGVKQCIEEIQKNHGLIYEDAKAKLLDKENIEFDDELRRSVEQFNEKLANEIRNSMNYFYTTTQLVVDKVFICGGGANVFQLKDTIEKVTEVEVAMFNPFANFDISKQIDQDLLTKHLYQFNVACGLSLRRVDEK; encoded by the coding sequence ATGTTTAAAAAGAGAAATGTAATTGGGATTGATATAGGAAGTAATACCGTTAAAATGGTTGAGTTAAAAAGTAAAAAAGGTGGCTATGAACTTGTCAAAGCAGTTATTGAAGAGTTACCTGAGGATGCGATCTCTGAGGGCTCAATTGTTGATTATGGTGAAGTGATAAATACAGTTGTTGAAGCATTCAAAAGGGGAAAGTTTAGTCATAAATATGTGGGTGTTGCTTTAAAAGGGAACGATGTGATTGCAAAAAGATTGCAAGTGAATGTCCCTGATAAGAAGAATTTTGATGAAACATTTAGGTGGGATGCTGAGCAGTATATCCAGATGAACATTGAGGATGTGAATTTAGATTATGAGATAATTGAATTTAATGATGAAATAGGGCAGGCTGAGGTGATTTTAGCAGTTGCCAGGAAAGATTTAATATCAGATGTTTCTTCCGTTATTGAGTCAGCAAAGCTTAAACTGTCTATCATAGATTTGGAGATCTTTACTTTGATTAATTGTTTTGAAATGAATTATGGTAGAGAAGATGGAGTTAATCTAATTGTAAATGTTGGTCATGCAACAACATTGTTGGTATATATTAAAAATGGGTTGTATGAATTTTCAAGAACAATTGATTTTGGTGTTAAGCAGTGCATCGAAGAAATACAAAAAAATCATGGTTTAATATATGAAGATGCTAAAGCGAAACTTCTTGATAAAGAAAATATTGAGTTTGATGATGAACTGCGCAGAAGTGTTGAGCAATTTAATGAAAAACTGGCTAATGAAATTCGCAATAGTATGAACTACTTTTATACTACAACGCAACTTGTAGTTGATAAAGTATTTATTTGTGGCGGTGGAGCAAATGTTTTTCAGTTAAAGGATACCATTGAAAAAGTGACTGAAGTTGAAGTGGCTATGTTTAATCCGTTTGCAAACTTTGATATTTCCAAACAAATTGATCAAGACTTGTTGACCAAGCATTTATATCAATTTAATGTTGCATGTGGTTTATCATTAAGAAGAGTGGATGAAAAATGA
- the hisI gene encoding phosphoribosyl-AMP cyclohydrolase, which produces MKDLLKKIDWEKMNNLVPVIIQDFKTSQVLMQAYVNQEALKLTVESGNCHYFSRSKNRIWMKGETSGHIQKVKEIYVDCDGDCLLFKVDQIGVACHTGNKSCFFEKIYGA; this is translated from the coding sequence ATGAAAGATTTGTTGAAAAAGATTGATTGGGAAAAGATGAATAATTTAGTACCTGTTATTATTCAGGATTTCAAAACGTCACAAGTTCTTATGCAAGCTTATGTAAATCAAGAAGCTTTAAAATTAACGGTAGAAAGTGGCAACTGTCATTATTTTTCAAGAAGCAAAAACAGGATTTGGATGAAAGGTGAAACATCAGGTCATATACAAAAGGTCAAAGAAATATATGTTGATTGTGATGGGGATTGTCTTTTATTTAAAGTGGATCAAATAGGTGTTGCTTGTCATACTGGAAATAAAAGTTGTTTTTTTGAAAAGATATATGGGGCTTAA
- the hypE gene encoding hydrogenase expression/formation protein HypE: protein MKIVTKSIGSGGAGTNKFINEEIVKRFSNDKLNKLRDASLIEISSPILISTDSFTIYPEFFPGGDIGKLSVFGTCNDIAVSGGIPEYLSFSLVLPDGYDWNKLEKILDSTKKAADLVGVEIVTGDTKVVDGITTPIINTTGIGKLRKDLNDYSNIKLGDKVIITSDIARHSVSILLTRGDLGFEGDIESDCCNLYDVIKGLDYDKVSFCRDATRGGVAAVLNEITSKIKFGFYLHESKIPISDNVKYFCEMIGMNPLQMANEGVAVLIVDSDYANDAVNIIRESENGRKAEIVGEVINENMVLLKTEVGGERVVDIPVGELLPRIC from the coding sequence ATGAAAATCGTTACAAAATCTATTGGTAGTGGTGGAGCTGGTACAAATAAGTTTATAAATGAAGAGATTGTAAAACGATTTAGTAATGATAAACTAAATAAGCTCAGAGATGCAAGTTTAATAGAAATATCTTCACCTATTTTAATTAGTACAGATTCTTTTACTATTTATCCTGAATTTTTTCCAGGTGGTGATATTGGTAAACTTTCAGTTTTTGGCACATGCAACGATATTGCAGTGAGTGGTGGAATCCCAGAATATTTAAGTTTTTCACTGGTATTACCTGATGGGTATGACTGGAATAAGCTTGAAAAAATTTTAGATTCTACAAAAAAAGCTGCGGATTTAGTTGGTGTAGAAATTGTAACTGGTGATACAAAAGTTGTTGATGGTATAACAACTCCAATTATAAATACCACAGGTATTGGTAAGTTGCGTAAAGATTTAAATGATTATTCTAATATTAAATTAGGTGATAAAGTGATTATAACTTCTGATATTGCTAGGCATTCAGTATCTATTTTATTAACAAGAGGTGATTTGGGGTTTGAAGGTGATATTGAATCTGATTGTTGCAATTTGTATGATGTTATAAAAGGTCTTGATTATGATAAAGTTTCTTTTTGTAGAGATGCAACAAGGGGTGGGGTTGCTGCTGTTTTGAATGAAATAACTTCTAAAATTAAATTTGGATTTTATCTTCATGAAAGTAAAATCCCTATTAGCGATAATGTTAAATATTTTTGTGAAATGATTGGCATGAATCCTTTGCAAATGGCAAATGAAGGGGTAGCTGTTTTAATTGTTGATTCTGATTATGCAAACGATGCTGTTAATATTATCAGAGAAAGTGAAAATGGTAGAAAAGCTGAAATCGTTGGGGAAGTGATAAATGAAAATATGGTGTTACTTAAAACAGAGGTTGGTGGTGAAAGAGTTGTTGATATACCTGTTGGTGAGCTTTTGCCTCGTATTTGTTAG
- the hypD gene encoding hydrogenase formation protein HypD codes for MKMISEFRNLGKVKLLIKKINGLVKKDKIYRFMEVCGTHTMSISKFGIRSLLPENVELISGPGCPVCVTSQGEIDAVFDLIKENKPIIATYGDLLKVPGSSGDNLLKLKSLGYDIRTVFSPLDVIKMAKQNRDKSIVFLSIGFETTTPPSAALVKVLENETIDNVYLFVMNKTMPNILEFIAKQKIVKIDGFLCPGHVSVITGESLYLPLVDNGFACVITGFEPIDILLGIYKLIKQVNDGNYFVDNAYKRVVKSDGNKKALELMHEVFEESDSYWRGIGIVKDSGLKLREKYDRFDAVKKFNVFVDHKSEIKGCRCGEVLLGLIKPYECGLFENVCNPENPVGPCMVSSEGTCAAYYKYERKRK; via the coding sequence ATGAAGATGATTTCTGAGTTTAGAAATTTGGGAAAAGTTAAATTGTTAATAAAAAAAATCAATGGTTTGGTAAAGAAAGATAAAATATATAGGTTTATGGAAGTGTGTGGCACGCATACAATGTCTATTTCTAAATTTGGGATAAGGTCCCTTTTGCCTGAAAATGTTGAGCTTATTTCCGGACCTGGTTGCCCTGTTTGTGTAACATCACAAGGGGAGATTGACGCTGTTTTTGACTTAATAAAAGAAAATAAGCCTATTATTGCAACTTATGGTGATCTTTTAAAAGTCCCTGGTTCTTCAGGAGATAATTTGTTGAAATTAAAAAGTTTAGGGTATGATATTCGGACAGTTTTTTCACCTCTTGATGTAATAAAAATGGCAAAGCAGAATAGAGATAAAAGTATTGTGTTTTTAAGTATAGGTTTTGAAACAACTACTCCACCTTCGGCAGCACTTGTTAAAGTATTAGAAAATGAAACAATTGATAATGTTTATCTATTTGTTATGAATAAAACAATGCCAAATATTTTAGAATTTATTGCTAAGCAAAAGATTGTGAAGATAGATGGGTTCTTGTGCCCGGGGCATGTTTCAGTGATAACAGGAGAAAGTTTGTACCTTCCTTTAGTAGATAATGGTTTTGCATGTGTCATTACAGGTTTTGAACCAATTGATATTTTATTAGGGATATATAAGCTTATTAAACAAGTGAATGATGGAAATTATTTTGTTGATAATGCATATAAAAGAGTTGTTAAATCTGATGGTAATAAGAAAGCTTTAGAGCTGATGCATGAAGTGTTTGAGGAGTCTGATAGTTATTGGAGAGGGATTGGTATAGTAAAAGATAGTGGATTAAAACTTAGAGAAAAATATGATAGATTTGATGCTGTTAAAAAGTTTAATGTATTTGTAGATCATAAGAGTGAAATAAAAGGTTGTCGCTGTGGAGAGGTATTGTTAGGATTGATTAAACCTTATGAATGTGGTTTGTTTGAAAATGTTTGTAATCCAGAGAATCCTGTTGGCCCTTGTATGGTCTCAAGTGAAGGGACGTGTGCAGCTTATTATAAATACGAGAGGAAAAGGAAATGA